In Malassezia restricta chromosome VII, complete sequence, the sequence ACATAATTGAAATGCTTGAACTACGCTTCCCAGAGCTGGAGGCGCCGTTCGTATGGCTTGATTCGTTCACACATGCACCAATTGAGCAAAGGACCACCGCGTACGAAAAGGCTTGCATCCTCTACAACACTGCAGCACAAATCACGCGTGTATCCATGCAGCTGAACCGCAGTGACAGCAGTACAGATGCTTTGAAGCGAGCATATACAGGTCTTCGACAGGCAGCTGGTCTGCTGCAGTACATCAAGAACAATTTTTTGTATGCGCCTAGTGACGATATGAAAGGCCCGGCACTCGAGTCGCTAAGCAAGCTTTTGCTAGCTCAGGCATCAGAAGTTTTTCTTGAAAAAAGTATTCATGATACAAAAGGTGAAGCGCTCATTGCCAAGCTTGCAAGCCATACGGCGCACACGTATTCGGGCCTGTCTGTTGAGTGGAATGACACCGACAATTTACGTGTCCCTGCCATGTGGTGCCGTATCGTGGCATGCAAGGCGGATCATTTTATGTCTGTGGCACATTTATATCGAGCCAAAGCAgatcgcgctgcaggaaAGCATGGTGAAGCACTCACGCGGTTCCGCTACGCCTTGTGTAAGGCACAGGCTGCATCGAATCTCACATACCTTGATACATGGTCTTTTGCCACGTACCTCCGAAGTACTGCACCATCTGATGTTTCAGAATCGCTGCATCACCTAGTTTCTACCCAGTTAACGAATGCTTCAGAGGCATGCCGTGAGGCCGAACGAGACAATGACTTGGTATACCATGAACGGGCCCCTGAGTTGGATACGCTGCCGCACATAGATCAGGTGTCTATGGCAACAGCAATCCCCATACGTGATGTATTTTCACAGCCCGATATTCAAAAAATACTGGGTGGTGACGTTTTAACGAGCCTCATTCCTCTAGAGGTCTTGAAAAACACATCTGTCTACACCGAAGAGCAGGCCAAGATGGTTCGGGCCGAGTCGACGCGTATTTGCGAAGCCAATGATCGCATCGATGAGGCCATCTCGGCTCTGTCTCTgccgcatgcgcttgaTCGATACGCAGCTCTCGATGGCAAGCCCATTCCACCATGCGTCCCGTCTCAGCAGGTGCTCGATATATGCGAAGAGGTCGCGGTCAGTCACATTATAAGCCGTGTTGAACGAGTGATGGAGTCGCTGCCAAAACAAGCACCCTTGATTGAAGCGACCTTGAGCGATGCGATGGCCGATCTTGATACGGATGCACGCGAGTGTGAGCATGGCCGCGTCAAGCATGCAGCGTCGTGGTCGCAAGCCCCGACTGCGAGCGTCGCTCGTTCATTGCGTCGTGACATCCACGCCGCACGCGACGCATTAGCAACCGCGCGCGAGAACGATAAGGGTATCACACAGCTATGGAGCGATATTCGCGACGATATGGCGCTATTGTGCCAGGGACGCGAGGCGGTGGAACATGCTTACTCGCAGCACGCTCGCCTTCCTCCGTCCATGGACTTGTTGGATCATGATTTTTCGGACCCAGAGCCCGCGCGAGCGCTCTTACATGAGACACATGCACAGATCCATGCACTGCTGAGTATGCCGCAGGAGCGCGAAGCCATGTTACAAGAGCTCAAGCGCCAGGTCCAAAACGATGACATCTCACGCTCGCTTCTCCTGCATCGCTgcgtccagcacatggaAGAAACGATGTTTGCTCAAGAGTTGAGGAAATATGCTCCGATGCAGCAACGTATCCGAAATCATATCGCGCTGCAGACCCAGCGGATTGAGGCTTTGCGCGACTCTGTCGACCGACTTCGTACACACCCCGGTGCGGCAGATGTTCGTCGTCGTTGGGATGCGTCGCAAGGCGGGGCTCGTGAATGGAATGCGCGACTCGTACAGGCGTACGATGCTTATACAGATGTCCAGCGAGCCATGAACCAGGCTCAAGTGTTTTATAATGACATGTCGCACACGGCCAACCAGCTGGCCACGCAAGCTGAGCGTCTCTTGGCGGAACGGCGTGCTGAACGCTCGTCCATACTCATGTCCTCGGACACTATACCAGCTGCCACGACGGCACCGAGAGCCACGACTCTTGCTGAGGACCTCGCAGCTCTACGAATGTCGAATCCATCATCTCGGGGCCCGCCTCCACCGCCACGTCCACCTCGTATCTAGACTACAGAGCTAAttcatcttcatcgtcctcctcgtcctcctcgtcttcgATATCCTCTTCGGCCTCATCTTCCGTCTCTGCTTGAGTAGAAGGCGAGCGAGCggtgcggcgctgtgcggACCGTGAAGCTGGAGCAGACTTGACTGGTGGTAGAGATGCGAGTAACGGCGTAAGTGAAGCTAATGCTTCTGCGTCGGGTAGCCCTTCCGTGTGcttcgccagcgccgcttcaAAGCGCGACAGGGCGAGACGCATAGATGCGTcatctgctcgagcacggAGTTCCTTGGCCAGTGTATCAAGCTTGGTGGCGCGCACACTGTCCAGCGGCCTCGCTGGCCATGCCAGCTTGCCAAGGACGTGCACTAGGGCCTTACGAAGTTCTTTGCTGGTGGATGTCAATGCATGTTCCAATAATTTGATACCCAGATCCATGTGGATCCATTCATCTGGTTCGGACAACAACAGACGCGATGGATGACACCAGTCGATGAATTGAGTCGCCATCTGGGACGGCGTTATCATTTGGCTGCGAACCGATGCGTCTTCGTACACACTCACTAACACGTCCATGGTGTCGCAAAATACGCGTTGGACCATGTGCTGGTGACGAACGTGTGAGCTGCAAAACAAAGGAAGAAAGTAGCTCAAACATTGCCGCAATGCTGAATGATCAGCGGTATAAGGGCTCATGTACGTTAGGATCAGACTtttgagcacgtcgtcttCCACTAAGGTGCCTGTAAGCATCAGTTTGGCCATGCCCTCACTGGCAATCGTCTGAACATTCGGATCGTCATGTTCCAGCAAACTCAGAAGAAAATTGACCATTTGCTGTCGCGCATATTGCAAACCTTGCTCCCTGTCTCCATCGAATTCATTCTCAGCAGCAACTTCGGCACTCTGAGAACATAATGCGTCAATACCATGTACGATAGTCAAGTCAAAAAGACACTCGACGCATCGCGTACGAATTGAGCCTTGAGCTCGTTGGATCTGGCTTAGCAGCAGAGGAAACGTGACAAGTGCCGCTTTTCCGTCAAGGATTGAGCAAAGACCCAAGCACACAATCCCCTGTTCACGCAAAGCAACATCGCGGCTCTGTATGGTTGGCACAATGAGCTCCTGTATGAGTCCCTCGAGCGATGTATCGTCTTGCAATGAGCATGCAATACGCTCAAGCATCGACTGCACAATCAGCAAGCGACGCGCCTCCAGGGCTGCCTTATTTGCCGCTCGCTCGGGCGTCATCTCTGGGTTGTCGGCATGCACACGCTGGCGCCATGAGAGCGCTTGACGTACAGAAGCATCGGGGTCTACCATATCCTCATCGAGGGATTGCACCAGCTCCACAACCATTTGCAAAAAGTCGCGGTGTCCACTCGAAAGCCGAAGAAGCACATCAAGGCACCGCGGGACGAGCTCAGCAGGGAGCCATGCATTCCCGAGAATCTCACGCACTAGCATGTACATTTTTTGGCGACCCATTTCGTCACCGTAATCGCAGTACATAGCTATCGTCAGCATCTCGCCCACGACGAAAACACGCGACATGGCTCGGTTGTCCTGGAGGATCGGCATATCATcgtcttgcgcttcttcttcgGCTTGCTGCTCGAGAACCTGGTTCAAAGCATCATATTCGGCTTGTATGCGGAATACAAGTGCGGTGACGACCGGGATGCACGTATCCAACTCACGCTCTAGAGCATGGGTCGTGCAGTACATCACGAAGCATCGAGCCAGTAGCGCCTTCGCAGGTGACATGTCCTGCCAGAATACATCCTGCTGAGACAGCATCTCTGTAACTTGCGAGCGCAAAGCAGGCATATCTTCCAGTAAGGCAAGCACCACTGGCTCGCCGTTCGCACTCCGACTTACGTGTAAGAGATTCAGAAGCGTAAGTATATCAAATCCAGTAGCCTCTAGCCACATGGAAACAAGCTTTCGTGCCGCTTTTCTCACACTCTGATCACGCTCGTGTAGACCAATCCGAACCACTTCTGACAGAGACACTTCGCCCAAACCCAGCGCTTCACGCACTGTCAATCCGTCCTCACGTTCAATCAGCGGCTGAGTGTCGAGAAGCATTTTGAGAGATCCGAGGTATACACAACGCCGATTCGTTGCGTCGACATCCTGTAATCTTTCTAACAAATAGGGTAATGTGGTCGGTGTGGGAGGGATGTTGAAGAGGGCAGCCCGACGTACTTCCGCACTCGAGTCATGGCGCAGAATATGCAGGAGTAAACGCAGAGTGTGATCCTCCGTGCCGTCCTCGTCTGTTTGTAAGCGCGCGAGAGCAATGACAGCCTGAACGCGGATGGCTGCCTCACGGTCTGTCAGTCGCTCCATGAGCATGGTAAGGAGTGTCTCAAAGAGATCGTCATCCAAAAAGTCCATCACATTGATCAGTAAAGAAACACAATGGCAGCACCTCAGTCGGACATGTTTATTCTTTGCACGAAATCCCTTAAGGAGATGCTTCAGTAGAATCGTGACGAACCGCATGGCCGGCGTCTCGGTATCTTCATCCTGAGCCGCAAACTGCCCTAGAATGTACGCAGCATACGTTGCTGCAAACTTGCAGATGCGATCAGCATTTTTCACTCCGCGCTTGAGTCCCAGCACGCGGTGCAAGCATCCAAAAAAGGTCTCGTTGAACGCTTTTTCACCGACCAACCGCGTGCCGCGTTCCGTCTGCTCTGTCACCTGGGTACACCGAGCATGGAGGCGGTATAAAGATACACAATTTTTTCTGTGGTTTGCCACAGAGAACTGTGCATCCTGGAAGTGCGGCGGTAGTTGTgcctgcacctgctccaAGACCGAATCGCGCATGACAAGCAACACGCGCGTGTGTTGGTGTCAAGTGATGATtatatcacgtgacatcTATGCCAACCTGGGGAGGGGCACGAGCCAGGGCAGGACACGGTGCAATCTCATGGGGTCACGTCCATGTGCGAGGCTCTGCGCCCATGTGCGGCGTTATTCGACGCGTCCGCGTATCTATGTATCACACTCCAATGATGCGCTATTTAACTTGGCATGGGAAGATTTCGTATTCCGTACGACCCCGGGAGACGTACCAGCCTGCTTCTTGTACATCAATGAGCCGTGTGTCGTGGTTGGGCGGAATCAGAATATATGGAGCGAAGTAGATCCAAAGGCTATGTGTAAGCATCGTGTACCCATCGTACGACGACTCAgtggcggtggcgccgTGTATCATGACCTTGGCAACTTGAATTTTTCGTTCCATTCTTCCAAGACACATTTCCTACGCGCTACACACACAGATCTCATCACACGCGCATTGCGCTCACCACCCATTTCGTTACCAGATCGATTTGGACATGCGCCCGTATTCCGCACACAGCGAAATGATCTGGCTGTGTACGATGTACATgcgacgcatgcatctGATGAGAGCGTGCGTAAAGTATCTGGCAGCGCGTATAAACTGGCAAGTGGGCGCGCGTATCACCATGGCACCCTGCTGTTACAGGCCAATTTGCAGCGTATGTCCATGCTTAAGCAGCGCCGCAATCATATTGCGTCCAAGGCCGTAGCCTCAGTGCCTTCGCCTGTGGCAAATTTGGTGGATACGTTTCCAGC encodes:
- a CDS encoding lipoate---protein ligase, encoding MGSRPCARLCAHVRRYSTRPRIYVSHSNDALFNLAWEDFVFRTTPGDVPACFLYINEPCVVVGRNQNIWSEVDPKAMCKHRVPIVRRLSGGGAVYHDLGNLNFSFHSSKTHFLRATHTDLITRALRSPPISLPDRFGHAPVFRTQRNDLAVYDVHATHASDESVRKVSGSAYKLASGRAYHHGTLLLQANLQRMSMLKQRRNHIASKAVASVPSPVANLVDTFPAHAERLEWPCLFSAIRAEFERMYGASEMVDVDVSYLDARASDGRRQVTPRATYEDMQTWKWLYGSSPAFQVRASTKDVPYDVPLDLVLTCERGIIVRVDAESPDTPTRLAAQALIGVKYDAVAQAPPSRVPPNAWHTHEKLGAWLYRAL
- a CDS encoding vacuolar protein-sorting protein BRO1 — translated: MQSPLIALPLKETKPVDLVKPLKNLIIQNYEQSPVSYMDELQRISQARQDATGQASTESLGRDLLFRYFHIIEMLELRFPELEAPFVWLDSFTHAPIEQRTTAYEKACILYNTAAQITRVSMQLNRSDSSTDALKRAYTGLRQAAGLLQYIKNNFLYAPSDDMKGPALESLSKLLLAQASEVFLEKSIHDTKGEALIAKLASHTAHTYSGLSVEWNDTDNLRVPAMWCRIVACKADHFMSVAHLYRAKADRAAGKHGEALTRFRYALCKAQAASNLTYLDTWSFATYLRSTAPSDVSESLHHLVSTQLTNASEACREAERDNDLVYHERAPELDTLPHIDQVSMATAIPIRDVFSQPDIQKILGGDVLTSLIPLEVLKNTSVYTEEQAKMVRAESTRICEANDRIDEAISALSLPHALDRYAALDGKPIPPCVPSQQVLDICEEVAVSHIISRVERVMESLPKQAPLIEATLSDAMADLDTDARECEHGRVKHAASWSQAPTASVARSLRRDIHAARDALATARENDKGITQLWSDIRDDMALLCQGREAVEHAYSQHARLPPSMDLLDHDFSDPEPARALLHETHAQIHALLSMPQEREAMLQELKRQVQNDDISRSLLLHRCVQHMEETMFAQELRKYAPMQQRIRNHIALQTQRIEALRDSVDRLRTHPGAADVRRRWDASQGGAREWNARLVQAYDAYTDVQRAMNQAQVFYNDMSHTANQLATQAERLLAERRAERSSILMSSDTIPAATTAPRATTLAEDLAALRMSNPSSRGPPPPPRPPRI
- a CDS encoding condensin complex subunit 3, giving the protein MRDSVLEQVQAQLPPHFQDAQFSVANHRKNCVSLYRLHARCTQVTEQTERGTRLVGEKAFNETFFGCLHRVLGLKRGVKNADRICKFAATYAAYILGQFAAQDEDTETPAMRFVTILLKHLLKGFRAKNKHVRLRCCHCVSLLINVMDFLDDDLFETLLTMLMERLTDREAAIRVQAVIALARLQTDEDGTEDHTLRLLLHILRHDSSAEVRRAALFNIPPTPTTLPYLLERLQDVDATNRRCVYLGSLKMLLDTQPLIEREDGLTVREALGLGEVSLSEVVRIGLHERDQSVRKAARKLVSMWLEATGFDILTLLNLLHVSRSANGEPVVLALLEDMPALRSQVTEMLSQQDVFWQDMSPAKALLARCFVMYCTTHALERELDTCIPVVTALVFRIQAEYDALNQVLEQQAEEEAQDDDMPILQDNRAMSRVFVVGEMLTIAMYCDYGDEMGRQKMYMLVREILGNAWLPAELVPRCLDVLLRLSSGHRDFLQMVVELVQSLDEDMVDPDASVRQALSWRQRVHADNPEMTPERAANKAALEARRLLIVQSMLERIACSLQDDTSLEGLIQELIVPTIQSRDVALREQGIVCLGLCSILDGKAALVTFPLLLSQIQRAQGSIRTRCVECLFDLTIVHGIDALCSQSAEVAAENEFDGDREQGLQYARQQMVNFLLSLLEHDDPNVQTIASEGMAKLMLTGTLVEDDVLKSLILTYMSPYTADHSALRQCLSYFLPLFCSSHVRHQHMVQRVFCDTMDVLVSVYEDASVRSQMITPSQMATQFIDWCHPSRLLLSEPDEWIHMDLGIKLLEHALTSTSKELRKALVHVLGKLAWPARPLDSVRATKLDTLAKELRARADDASMRLALSRFEAALAKHTEGLPDAEALASLTPLLASLPPVKSAPASRSAQRRTARSPSTQAETEDEAEEDIEDEEDEEDDEDELAL